The sequence ACATCGGCTCCCAACTGAAACTCCAGCGCCAGGGCCACCCAGCAGCCGAAGGTGACCCGGGCCATCGTCACCGGACCCCGTTGCGCCAGATGGGGAGGGATCTCCCGCAGCCGTAACTTGCGGGCGCCGCTCAACACAGCCACCAAGCCGATCGCCACGGAGATCAGCGAGAGGAACTCCAGCAGCTGCCGAAGCGCTTGGGCCGAATGGCTGAGCAGTAGCTCCGTCCCATGGAGATCCATCGCCCTTGTGTTCAGCCGCTGCCCGCAGTGTGGCGCGCGCCGACGGGCAACACCAACAGCCCGCCATCCGGCTCGCCGTAGATGTCGACTGGGGATCCCTCGGCCAACCGCTCTGCGAAGAGAGCGCAGACCGCCGCATCAATCCAGTCGATGCTG is a genomic window of Synechococcus sp. A10-1-5-1 containing:
- a CDS encoding DUF1622 domain-containing protein, encoding MDLHGTELLLSHSAQALRQLLEFLSLISVAIGLVAVLSGARKLRLREIPPHLAQRGPVTMARVTFGCWVALALEFQLGADVVLTTISREPNALIQLGAVALIRTFLNFFLALELRQEDRHPGS